Below is a genomic region from Henckelia pumila isolate YLH828 chromosome 3, ASM3356847v2, whole genome shotgun sequence.
AGCAGTCGATGAGGCAATGTTGTCAGAAAAAGATGGGAATGATATTATCAAGGAATCGCAAGCGAAAAGAGTCAGTTACCAAGGAGAGAGCAGCAAGGGCCTAGTCAAAAAGGCCGTACCAAGCTCCAGCTCAAAGGAGACCGCAGTAGCAGTAGCGCCAAAACCCCAATCAGGCACGACCTCAGGGACAGAATCAACCGAACGCCAATGCTCCAAGGCCGTCAAATGCACCTATCTGTCAGAAGTGTGGGAAATCACACTCCGGTCAATGTATGCTGGGGACCAATACTTTCTTTCTTTGCAAGAGGCCAGAGCATTTTGCCAAAGACTGCCCGCAATCAAAGGAGCCTATCAAAGGAAGAGTGTTTGCTATGACTCACGATCAGGTTGACCCAGATTCTGCAATTTTCACAGGTATGATCCGTATTGCTGATTTACCTGCTTTCGTGTTGATAGATACAGGAGCTACGCACTCTTTTATGTCTATTTGTTTTATGATGAAATTGAGGGTCTTGCCGGATGAATCTATTTCGGAATTTTGTGTGACGTTACCCTCGAGAGAAGAACTGAAAAATAGTAGTGTGGTAAGAAATTGCAAGGTTCAGATGCAGAGTCTAGTGTTGTGTGaagattttattgttttgaagATGGTGGATTTCGATGCGATTTTTGGGATGGACTGGTTGGCTCAGCATGAGGCTATTATTGACTGCAAACGGAGAACTGTCTCTTTGAAAGATCATAACGGAAAACCATTTGTGTACCGCACTACATCTAAGAGGAGCTCACCAGGTATGATCTCTGCAGGAACAGCTTGGCAGTTATTGTGTAATGGGTGTACAGGATTTCTTGCAAGTCTAACTGGCAAGCTGGAAGTGCAGCGATCGAAACTTGTGGCAGTGGAGGTAGTGAAGGACTTTTCAAAAGTTTTTCCCGATGATGTTGTGGGATTGCCTCCAGTCAGGGAAGTCGAATTTGGGATAGAATTGATGCCTGGAACTAAGCCAGcttctaaggcaccatacagattAGCACCGACTGagatgaaagaactgaaagatcaATTGCAAGAGTTGCTGGATAAGGGGttcatcagaccgagtgtatcgccatggggtgcaccggtgttgtttgttaagaagaaagatgggtcagtgaggttgtgcattgactatagagagctgaatcgagttacagtgaagaacagatatcccttGCCCAGAATAGACGACTTGTTCGACCAATTGCAAGGGGCAGAGGTGTTCTCAAAAACCGATCTACgatcaggctaccatcagctgaaggTGAAGGATGCAGATGTGCAGAAGACAGCATTCAGGACTCGCTATGgccattacgagttcttagtaatgccgtttggattgaccaatgcaccagctgtgttcatggatttgatgaacagagtGTTTCAACCCTTCTTGGATCAGTTTTTcatagtcttcatagatgacatattgatctactctcGCAGTCTAGAGGAGCATCGCCAGCACTTGACTACAGTGTCgcagattttgaaagaaaagcaactatatgctaagttcagtaagtgtgaattttggctggagGGAATTGAGGTGGATTCGTCTAAGGTGGAAGCAGTCCGAAATTGGGTTGCTCCAAAGAATGCTACAGAAATAcagagtttcttgggtttagcaggatactacagGAGATTTATTCAAGACTTCTCCAAGATAGCTCTACCACTGACTTCCTTAACTCGAAAAGGTGTGAAGTTTGTGTGGTCAGAACAATGTGAGAAGAGCTTTGCAGAATTGAAGGAAAGATTGATGTCAGCGCCAGTGCTAGCAATTCCCGAAGGCACGGGTCATTTTGTGGTTTATACCGATGCTTCTAAGAGTGGATTAGGAGCTGTTTTGATGCAGGATGATAAAGTAATAGCAGCATATGCATCTCGACAGCTGAAGATCCATGAGAGGAACTACCCgactcatgatcttgagttggcggcagttgtttttgctttgaagctaTGGATACACTACTTGTACGGGGAAAGGTatcagattttcactgatcacaaaagcctaaaatatttcttcactcagaaggagttaaaCATGAGGCAAAGAAGATGGCTAGAattggtgaaggactacgactgtgacattagctatcatcctggtaaggctaatgttgtagcagatgccttgagtcgcaagtctGCGACATTGAACCAATTGACAGTCCAGCAGGAGTTGATTGCTGAATTTGAACGGATGAGTTTGGAGGTATTCGAACCAATGGAGGTATGCACTCTAGCAGCCTTAACAGTAGTACCTAGTTTGCTTGAGAGAATTCGAGCAGGCCAAGCTTCTGATGAACAGTTGACGTTGTGGAGGAACAGAGATGAAGCCAAGGGTGGTACATTGTACACTGTCAAAGATGGAATTGTTCATCACCGAGGTAGAATGTGGGTGCCAGCAGTAGACTCACTGAGAGTTGAAGTGATGACTGAAGCCCATACTGTTCTGTATTCTATTCACCCAGGAAGtacgaaaatgtataaggatctgcAATCCTTATATTGGTGGCCATGTATGAAGAGGGATGTTGTAAAATTTGTGAATGAATGTTTGACTTGTCAACAAGTGAAGATCGAGCATCAAAGACCGGCAGGACTCCTAAAACCATTGACAATACCCACATGGAAGTGGGAAGATGTCACTATGGATTTCGTGGTAGGATTGCCAGTTTCACCGCGATGGATGAACTCGATTTGGGTGGTAGTTGACAGGTTAactaagtcagctcatttcattCCAGTCAGTAATAACTTCTCCATgaatcagtatgcagagctgtacattcgagaaattctcagattgcatggagtaccGGCGAGGATAGTATCTGACAGAGATCCTAAGTTCACTTCAAACTTTTGGGGAAGTTTACATAGAGGATTGGGAACGAAGCTAGCTTTCAGTACAGCTTTccaccctcagacagatggtcagttagaacgagtgatccaaatactcgaagacatgttgagagcttgtATGATCAACTTTGGAGGTAATTGGGAATCGAaattgcctttagtggagtttacttacaacaatagttatcaagcaactattggcatggctccttatgaggcgttgtatgggagaAAGTGTAGAACTCCCCTACactgggatgaagttggagagaGAGCTGTTTTGGGGCCGGAAATAGTGATCCAAACAGTAGATGTGATAGCTAATATCAGAGACAGAATGTTGACAGCGCAAAGTCGGCAGAAAAGTTACGCCGACCAGCGACGTAGAGATTTGGATTTTGAAGTAGGTGACCATGTATTGTTAAAGGTGTCACCATGGAAAGGTGTTATGAGATTTGGAAAAAAGGGTAAATTGAGtccaagatatataggaccttttGAGATCCTAGAAAAAGTAGGGGCTCGAGCTTACCGAGTGGCACTACCACCAAACTTGGAGGGTGTTCGCAATGTCTTCCATATCTCCATGTTAAGAAAGTATGTGGAAAATTATTCTCATGTTATTCGCCATGAGCCAGTGGAATGGACACCAAACTTGTTCTACGAGGAGATGCCTATTCAAATCTTGGACAGACAAGTTCGTAGGTTGAGAAACAGAGAAATTCCAATGGTGAAAGTCTTATGGCGCAACCAGTTGGTTGAAGAAGCTACCTGGGAAACCGAGCAGGATATGCGAGCACGCTATCCTGAACTGTTTGGTAAGTCAAATTTCGAagacgaaattcttttaaggagggtagagttgtaaggtccgaaaagtccactagcttaatcacgattaAATGATTGAATTATATgaattaatgcatgttatttagataaattaattgttatgtgaattatgtgatttaattaaaTTCCTGAAATGTTATGTGATAtgtatgattttaaaattttcaggttggtattaattttgggtcgtaggGACGAGCCTAGCCTTGGCTTGAGTAAAgaaaatttgtttattttaaattaaatttaaagggATGtagtgtatttttttaattaaatgggagggtaaaattttaaaggattttaagtataactaatgggccgtgttgaagcccattagtcacaaaagaaataagcgttcagaattttattctgaactctcattttgaatgttctctttttctttcaaatCTCTCTCACTCAAACGCTGCATCAAGGGTAGGGTTCTTCGACTTCTCAAGGCTAGATCGTTCTGCCGTccaggttaatcccaatcagacgattcaggcaagtttttaatgttttgaaacccattcaagagtATAAATATGTTTGATATGAACCCTAGGTTGATTTATGGTGTTGATTGATGCATGATTTTAGAAAGTTACATGAGTATGTTGTAAAATCGCAAAGCGTGATGCGTTTCTGATGTTTTCGGTGTAATTTTATTGAGATTCTAGGgcatttatgttataaaaatcagaattttggaagaagagattttgaatgagaagttttgattcaaaacttTGAAAAGTTGGATCGTGATGTGCGtatattttgaagtttttcatGTGTTTGATTATAAGTTTTGATGGGTGAGTGAATAGATTTGATTTGGAATCGAAAAGAACCGAAaaagagcaaaaaaaaaaatgaagttcGCACCCTGCGCGCCTGCTGCCTGCGTGCGCAGGCAGCACCACCGGTGCAGGGGCGCAGTTTTTGAGCGCCCCTGCACTAGGGGGCAGCATTGGTGGCGCAGGGGCGCAAGTTTTCCGCGCCCTTGCACCATAGGTGCTGTCCAAATTTTTTTAAGGTTGTGTTTTGAAATCCTAATTTCATATTTGTGGTCTTTAAAgctattttaagtatttttaagaatgtttaTGCAAATGTTTCAAGTTTTCAATGTCTGAGACGGATGgaacgactcacgtggatcgAATATACTAtataatgcatgtttatgttttcaaccttcatgaaaattatttttccatGAAAATCATGAAATGTAGGAAGTATTTAATGCATGAATGGTTCTCGCATTGGTTTATGCATGCACGACATTGTTTATGAAAGTTCATGATGATGGAAGAATAATGATGACGTGCATGAAGAATGATATGATACAAAGAATGTTATTATGTATGAAAACTATTTTGATGACTTATGtatcttgtggtgattatacggggtatgcacttcgggatgagctccggagcggctatccaaacatggctcacgggatagttatacggggtatgcacttcgggatgagctccgaagtggctatccaaagaatgacagtttacgggcgtaatgtcatatgcttgttgatcaacaggaatcTATGAATGGCTCACTATGACGGTTGCCAtactactcatacttcatcaccccaaatattttttatgatatggctttatcaaagttatgtttattgcatgaaagtttaagttaatgttttcacttttaaagttagaaaatTCTTTTTCTGCatgttcttgctgagtctttcgactgactatacttgaatggtgcaggtaacgatgatgtggatgcttttattgatgattatgtgggcggacatgaagaagaagCAGGGGTCAgtccaacgggcaatgcatgagtgtgaatgctttagaatggaagatgttttaaacatttttatttgatgagaggcaaacaagttttaatttttaagttgatggccatgtttgacaaatatttttggatgCTATTCTATTTTTGTGCACTTATTATACGCTCTTTTAATAAAgaagatgatgcttccgcaaagtttttatttttcccaatattttaagtatgtatgtttgagtaacgtttcgattgagaaattgggacgttacaggATAGATATAGTTATGTGTACGTAGGCGAAATTTAAGAATTTTTGtccttagtttttttttaaaaaaaataatttttttcctcAGTTAGTAAATATAGTGATGTGTACGTTAATTAAATCAAAGTTTTGCTTTTCTGCATTTTTTGTGGGACTTCAATTAGAGACGACAGAAGAATTATTATCAACGAAGCTTTGTTCTGAAGCTTAAgggcattttttttat
It encodes:
- the LOC140889832 gene encoding uncharacterized protein, coding for MQLTDADRVRCAIFMFCEDARVWWQGARSAVDMTTLTWNGFKDVFYGKYFTISTRTRLAREFLELRQGSMSIAEYVKKFERGRYFVPMISGNAAEELKHFTEGLNATIRRDVRLSGAQTYQEAVDEAMLSEKDGNDIIKESQAKRVSYQGESSKGLVKKAVPSSSSKETAVAVAPKPQSGTTSGTESTERQCSKAVKCTYLSERPEHFAKDCPQSKEPIKGRVFAMTHDQVDPDSAIFTGMIRIADLPAFVLIDTGATHSFMSICFMMKLRVLPDESISEFCVTLPSREELKNSSVVRNCKVQMQSLVLCEDFIVLKMVDFDAIFGMDWLAQHEAIIDCKRRTVSLKDHNGKPFVYRTTSKRSSPGMISAGTAWQLLCNGCTGFLASLTGKLEVQRSKLVAVEVVKDFSKVFPDDVVGLPPVREVEFGIELMPGTKPASKAPYRLAPTEMKELKDQLQELLDKGIDDLFDQLQGAEVFSKTDLRSGYHQLKVKDADVQKTAFRTRYGHYEFLGIEVDSSKVEAVRNWVAPKNATEIQSFLGLAGYYRRFIQDFSKIALPLTSLTRKGVKFVWSEQCEKSFAELKERLMSAPVLAIPEGTGHFVVYTDASKSGLGAVLMQDDKVIAAYASRQLKIHERNYPTHDLELAAVVFALKLWIHYLYGERCLESQVCDIEPIDSPAGVDC